From one Pecten maximus chromosome 8, xPecMax1.1, whole genome shotgun sequence genomic stretch:
- the LOC117332590 gene encoding J protein JJJ2-like produces MVLHFARAECQYSKLQRLCKLFAQIHVRRQQYMHALEAGQSRCQYRTVCTWNVMYYNSIASATSQLPKICIPSCPSSHITCRSFSRFSGKQKDYYKILDVNLNADASEVKSAYFRLSKKYHPDLNQGISTASFLDVVEAYEVLGNENKRREYDSTFFYNSSYQQPQQENVDKFYRYRHQTQQEYDDHEREHGNQNMKHPLDFQDGEEWTPKDHTVTDHVMTVVMCVLASVIAYKIFADFEDASKNTKMNYQSDNLKKLERGALVPTVDPSKQSTASQSEKKI; encoded by the exons ATGGTCTTACATTTCGCTCGTGCAGAATGCCAGTATTCCAAACTTCAAAGGCTTTGCAAACTTTTTGCACAGATCCATGTAAGGAGGCAGCAGTACATGCATGCTCTGGAGGCTGGGCAGAGCAGGTGCCAGTACAGGACTGTGTGCACCTGGAACGTGATGTACTACAACAGTATTGCAAGTGCAACCTCCCAATTACCTAAAATATGTATTCCGTCGTGTCCCAGTTCACATATCACATGTAGAAGTTTCAGTCGGTTCTCTGGGAAACAGAAAGACTATTACAAGATTCTAGATGTTAATTTGAATGCAGATGCTTCAGAGGTAAAATCAGCATATTTCAGGTTATCTAAAAAGTATCATCCAGATCTAAACCAGGGTATCAGTACTGCTTCATTTCTGGATGTTGTGGAAGCATATGAAGTCTTAGGTAATGAAAATAAGCGGCGGGAATATGACAGTACGTTTTTCTACAATTCTTCATATCAGCAGCCGCAGCAGGAAAATGTTGACAAATTTtacagatatagacaccaaACACAACAAGAGTATGATGATCATGAGAGAGAACATGGAAATCAAAACATGAAACACCCGCTTGATTTCCAAGATGGGGAAGAATG gACACCAAAGGATCACACTGTGACGGACCATGTTATGACTGTAGTGATGTGTGTATTGGCAAGTGTAATAGCATATAAAATTTTCGCAGACTTTGAGGACGCGTCCAAAAATACCAAAATGAATTATCAATCTGACAACTTGAAAAAACTGGAAAGAGGAGCACTAGTACCAACTGTTGATCCTTCAAAACAAAGCACTGCCAGTCAAAGTGAAAAGAAAATTTGA